The following are encoded together in the Dama dama isolate Ldn47 chromosome 27, ASM3311817v1, whole genome shotgun sequence genome:
- the CETN1 gene encoding centrin-1: protein MASSLKKPTVTSISQKRKVGPKPELTEEQKQEVREAFDLFDADGSGTIDVKELKVAMRALGFEPRKEEMKRMIADVDKEGTGKISFNDFLAVMTQKMAEKDTKEEILKAFRLFDDDETGKISFKNLKRVAKELGENLTDEELQEMIDEADRDGDGEVNEDEFLRIMKKTSLY, encoded by the coding sequence ATGGCTTCCAGCCTCAAGAAGCCCACCGTGACCTCCATCAGCCAGAAAAGAAAGGTGGGGCCTAAGCCCGAACTCACTGAAGAGCAAAAGCAAGAAGTTCGCGAAGCGTTCGACCTCTTCGATGCCGACGGCAGCGGCACCATCGACGTGAAGGAGCTCAAGGTGGCCATGAGGGCGCTGGGCTTTGAACCCAGGAAGGAGGAGATGAAGAGGATGATCGCCGACGTGGACAAAGAAGGCACGGGGAAGATCAGCTTCAACGACTTCTTGGCTGTGATGACTCAGAAGATGGCTGAGAAAGACACCAAGGAAGAAATCCTGAAGGCGTTCAGGCTCTTTGATGATGACGAGACCGGGAAGATCTCTTTCAAAAACCTAAAGCgtgtggccaaagaattgggagAAAACCTCACGGATGAAGAGCTCCAGGAAATGATTGATGAAGCCGACCGAGATGGAGACGGCGAAGTGAACGAGGATGAATTTCTTCGCATCATGAAAAAGACCAGCCTCTATTGA